Part of the Lolium rigidum isolate FL_2022 chromosome 6, APGP_CSIRO_Lrig_0.1, whole genome shotgun sequence genome, TCTAATTGTGTAGCCTGCCTGCTGCCGTCCGTAAGAAAATTCCTATTCCGTAGCTGTTTTCCATAGATGTAGCATTGCTCCGAAGAGTGCCATCTTATTCTTATCTCGACCCTTCCCGCCTTCGAGATAAGAGATAAATCTGGTGCCTCAGTTCTCACTTCAGAACTTCAGATACCTCGACGAGCCGACCTGAACGGCATCAGTCGACCACACGTCACGCACACACCGTGTCCGGCGGCGACACGGCGGCGCACGTCGTGGAGGACTTCTACGGCGTCGTCCAGATCCTCAGCGACGGTACCGTCGTCCGAGGGGACGAGGAAGCCCTCCAGCCACAGGCGACGTACCCTGACGTCCCAGGCGTGGAGTGGAAGGACGTCGTGTACCACGCGGCGCACGGCCTTCGCGCCCGCGTCTACAGGCCGTCCTCGTCGCTCGGCAAGCTCCCGGTGCTCGTGTACTTCCACGGCGGAGGCTACTGCCTCGGCTCCTTCGCGCAGCCCATGTTCCACACGttctgcctccgcgccgccgccgagctcccGGCCCTCGTGCTGTCCGTCCAGTACCGCCTCGCCCCCGAGCACCGCCAGCCTCGGCCCTATGTATTTTGGTGCCCTTGGGCGACGTAAAAAAAAGGACCCTTTCAAAACGATACGTAGTATAACTAGATATATATAAACTCTCAGTTTAAATGGCAGCAAAATATAAAATGTATTTTGCACTAGTTTCATTACTTCAAATAAAGACCAAATTACCATGAGTACTTCGACAATTATGCTTCAATGCTTCTCCAAAAAGCTTCTCCGCGCATTCCCTGATGCAAAATCATTGACAATTGTTTCAAGATCAATGCTTTCCAAGATATCCTTCTCAATGCAACATGTAGCCAAGCCATTCAATCTATCTTGTAATATAGTTGACCTCAAACAATTTTTTAGTAGCTTCAGTTTAGAGAAACTTCTTTCAGCTGAGGCTACAGTCACATGTATAGTCAAGAGGATGCGATATGCAACTGACACATTAGGACTAAGACGCTTCCAATCAGTCAAACCATCAAATTCTAGCAAAGGTACCTGGTCTGATTTTATTTGAACAACTTGCGGCAAAAACAACAAACTTTGTCCACCTCTTTTGACTAAACCAACCATTTTCGGTCAACAAACTCATTGTTAGCTAACTTTCTGGAGTAATAAGCATAAGAAAAATGTCTACCATCGGCATCCTTACAGAATTGTAGATTCGGTTCTCTGAGAGGCCCCTTTTCAATCAATATATCCCGTTTGGAGTTGTCAAGATTATCCCATGTTCTTGGATCATACATAGATAAAAGagaatcatcttgatcatcaccattaGGATTAGATGAAGGCTGAAAATTTTCTTCCTCCATATTGTCTTCATtaacattatcatcatcatctgcaattACATTCAAAAAAATACAGTTACTTACTTACTTACATTTGGAAAACGTGATGCTAGTTTATTTGAGGACTGAGTAGTTAGTTACTTACTATTATTTGAGGACTGTTCATGGACCTCAATATCTCCATCTGTATTATCCTCATCAGCTTGTCCCGGATCAGATATTAGCCTCTGATTATTGTTGTTGACATCAACATTACTTTTAACTGGAAAATACTTATTCAAATCGCCTCTTTGCGATTCCCTAATCTTTTCATCTTGCTTTCTCTTCCTTTTTTCGCAGCACCAGATAATTgttttggcggcattgtaacaccTATAGTGATGAATGAATTTACATTAAATTAAAACCCTAGAAATAGTTCTAGATTAGAAGAAAGAATTAGCCGGGAATCAGTTGAGGACTTACAAAGAGGCCGGACGGACACGGTGACCGGGCGAGCCGAACGCAGGGAAGACCGAAACTCCGGAAGAGATCGGCCGGCGCAGCCCCTGGATCGGCCGGCGAGGCGACTGGCGAGGCGAGGCCGCGAGGGCGCGACTCGCGCCTGGCGAGCCGATACCGATACGCACCGCGTGACTCTTCGTATGGCCGTCTGGGGAGGCGCTGATCGCAATTCGCGCGATACCAATACGCACGCCGCACGCGCTGATCGCTTCCTCGCTGGACTCGCTGCTGGGAGTCGAAGCGTAACTTCTACGTATTTGGTTATTAGAGTTGGGCCTGCTGACCAATTTTTTTCCAGCCCATATAGTAGAGAAATTAAGCCTCCATCTTGGGCCCCCCAGGCCTGGGCCCTTGGCGACCGCCCAAGCCTGCCAagggtcagggccggccctgagcaCCGCCTCCCCGCGGCCATCGAGGACGGCGCGGATTTCCTCTCCTGGCTGCGCGGCCAGGCCGAGctcgccgccaccggcggcgccgACCCTTGGCCCGCGGAGTCGGCCGACTTCCCACGGACGTTCATCTCCGGCGTATCAGCCAGCGCCAACCTGGCACACCACGTCACCGTCCAGCTCGCGTCCGCGGAGCTCGCGGTCAGCCCGGTATGCGTCGTCGGGTACGTCCTCCTCTTCGCGTTCTTTGGCAGCGCCGAGCGCACGGCGGCGGAGACCGAACCGCCGGCGGACGTGTCCCTCACGGTCGACATGTCCGACCAGCTCTGGCACATGTCGCTGCCGGTGGGGGCGAGCAGGGACCACCCGGTGGCCAACCCGTATGTCCCGGACAGCCCCAGCCTCACGGCGGTGGATCTCCCGCCGGCGCTTGTGGTGGTGCCAGGGAGCGACGTGCTCCGCGACCACGTGCGCGGGTACCGCGGCGAGGCTGAATGACATGGGGAAGACTGTGGAAGTCGTCGAGTTCGAAGGAGAGCAGCATGGCCGACGAGTTGATGCGAGTACTCAGGCGGTTTGTGTACACAGGTCACAGCGACTGAGCTG contains:
- the LOC124668056 gene encoding probable carboxylesterase 15; translation: MSTSPPSPPHVVEDFYGVVQILSDGTVVRGDEEALQPQATYPDVPGVEWKDVVYHAAHGLRARVYRPSSSLGKLPVLVYFHGGGYCLGSFAQPMFHTFCLRAAAELPALVLSVQYRLAPEHRQPRPYHRLPAAIEDGADFLSWLRGQAELAATGGADPWPAESADFPRTFISGVSASANLAHHVTVQLASAELAVSPVCVVGYVLLFAFFGSAERTAAETEPPADVSLTVDMSDQLWHMSLPVGASRDHPVANPGYHPVANPFGPDSPSLTAVDLPPALVVVPGSDVLRDHVRGCAARLKDMGKTVEVVEFAGEQHGFSVLQPFGEAADELMRVLRRFVYAGHSA